One genomic window of bacterium includes the following:
- a CDS encoding phosphatase PAP2 family protein produces the protein MDTSIVLALHNLADRSALANILVIFFGSWLQYAVVGALLLRPWLGKRRMPGDEERTRLMAWGSIATALISRLALTELVRFFYNRPRPFVALHFIPLIAHETSASFPSGHAAFFFGIAWFVYFRNRRLGVYFFISAALIGIARIAAGIHYPTDIFGGIAVGLLSAWIAGLVIERTKLKTLLFNSPS, from the coding sequence ATGGACACATCTATCGTGCTCGCCCTACATAACCTTGCCGACAGATCGGCGCTCGCCAATATACTTGTAATTTTCTTTGGTTCGTGGCTTCAGTACGCGGTTGTAGGCGCGCTTCTTTTGCGGCCATGGCTTGGCAAACGTAGGATGCCGGGGGACGAGGAAAGAACGCGCCTTATGGCCTGGGGCTCCATAGCGACAGCCCTTATCTCGCGGCTTGCGCTTACCGAGCTTGTTCGCTTTTTCTATAACCGCCCCAGGCCTTTTGTGGCGTTGCACTTTATTCCGCTTATCGCGCACGAAACCTCCGCCTCGTTCCCATCTGGACATGCCGCGTTCTTTTTCGGCATAGCGTGGTTTGTATATTTCCGAAACCGGCGCCTGGGTGTGTATTTTTTTATTTCCGCCGCCCTCATTGGCATCGCCCGTATAGCCGCCGGCATCCACTATCCCACAGATATTTTCGGCGGCATTGCTGTCGGACTTTTAAGCGCCTGGATAGCGGGCTTAGTTATCGAACGAACGAAGTTAAAAACCCTCCTCTTTAATTCTCCTTCTTAA